TACAAGGGTCACCATGACGACCACAAGTACTACGGCGATGACCACCACGGCAAGAAGGGCAAGAAGGGCGACCACTACGGATCCAAAGGCCACCACAACAAAGGACACAAAGAAAAGGTGAGAAGGAGTTTAATTCCTAAAGAAGATTTGGTTTTCTATGCCCGTCAGTGCAACTTTTACAAAGCAACTAACCCTAATTCTAATACCTTTTAATTGTCCAGTTTGATGCATATCCTCagatttcaataatttctattattataatattacatttttttaatcacagCTCGAAATTCCCCGCCGACCATAAATTATAAAACATCTCTGCCGTTTTATTAAATTAGTACAATTAGGCCGGCGTGTCGAACTAAATCCACTCATGTGACTTGCTGGTCATACAAATTTGAAATTCCCCGTCGAATTCATCCACAATTCATCGCTTCAGGTCGGTCAGTGAGCTCTCCTCTTACGGCCTAAGCCAGTGCCTCTCCAAatttgtgtttacacacacatacaaaagctACTCAAGATGGATAAATGGATTttgattaatcaaaataaaaacattccttAAGCCGAAGGCTGACGATTTCacatcatggaaaaaaaaaaaaaaaacattccctacCATCTCAGCATTCGATTCTTGTTTAGCGTCCCTTGGCAGAGAAATGTACTCTACAGATTGCccgagttttattattattattattattattattattattattattattattattattattattattattatgttctacTGCAGATGAATGCTTCTGctcatgaataaaaattatattatcgcTATAAAATGCAATAACTTTATCGCGTTACTGATCTAAATTGCCTGAACAGCTTAAGGCGATTACCTTGAAAGACGATCACACAAGTAATTTGAATCCTTAGTCACCTCTGACAAATGAACAGCTTCGGCGGAAAAAATTCACATTCATCCTAGGTAAACCGTTGACATAAACTGTGATTACTTTTTCGGAAGTCCGTGAGAAAAGTGAATCATTTCAAAAAATGAACGAGCGCCACATAAATAACAATGACGACACAGACACTATAAAAATTCTTCATGGGCGAAACGACGTTTCCTACCAACCGTTcattagaaaagcaaaaatttatcattacagAGAATTACAGTATTCCAGCTCATTTTAACGAACCCATCTACCACAGTTTCACCAAAATGCACTTATTACGCATAAAATGTTCTATATTTTATTCAGCTTTCTGCGACAGAGCGACGTGCTTGGAAgttatcatattttcataaagCAACAATTATCAAATCAAGCCTCAGATGAAACCGTCCAATCACAAGGCTTTCGTTGTCTAGcgaggaaggggaaaaaattttcattacaaaaggtaacaaataaatatataaaacacgcaCTGCTCGGTTCGTTGCAACGACTCCTATTTTTATCGCCGGCCGTTTGTTGAAATCGTGTCGACTgggaattgaaaaataaacaaacaaacaaaaaaaacttgtaacGCGAAACCCTCAATTCTCCTGCGCTGCAATTACTGACACCTCCAAAACTGTTAATGGTTTTTTCTTGGGAATGCgaatattttatctgtttcattcTTCGTTTGTTGAAGGTTAGGACGAGAGTAGGAAGAATTTCAACAAATCACGGCATCCAAAGCGAAAAAGTATTCCAGTGACCGATGTTATAGTTTTCCTGATAAAACTAAAAGCACAAACACAATTTTCACCTTTTGCCATCGAGAGtttttgtttgctctctctctctctctctctctctctctctctctctctctctctctctctctctctctctctctatatatatatatatatatatatatatatatatatatatatatatatatatatatatatatatatatatatatatatatatatatatatatatatatatatatatatatatatatatatatatatatataatgcgtgtataTACACGCACGCTTTTGCCACTATTACATGGTTGCCTCTTACAGTCACAAAAGTTAAGCCGCAAATGTCATTTGATATCGAATTTACTAAACTCTGAAAGCAACTTACACCtaaaggaaattataactgataagtgtcGGTCTCAGCCAGGATTCGAGCCATGGCCTTTGAtttagatataaagatatatatatatatatatatatatatatatatatatatatatatatatatatatatatatatatatatatatacacacacacacaaaaatatatatataattttaatcctAATAATATTCGTATGCTAGTCACTTTCCATCTCCATCACAAATTCTACCCTTCCCTGTCTTAGGACAAGATCAATTAATCATGTCTCATGTCCATTTGCAAGAATACCTTCACCCTTACACTTCAAGAGCAAACTACAGTTAACCTAGACAATAAACGTCTTGAATGTccccataacaaaaaaaaaaaaaaaaaagtcagtcttttaacaagaaaatacttaaaactaggcattaaatatataactttaacaGTAACAGAGCCTGAGAATAAAACCCCTGAGAAAAACCTATACTGCATCAATAAATTAGCATAAATGAGGTCTGTAAATTACTCTTTTACTACACGGTCTTTCCCCTTTGTCTGGACGTATATCACTGACAGCATACATACAACTGCCATACATATTTAATCTCATTTGGTTACCCCGAGACATCTATTCgatgttaaatgatatttgtagatTAATGATTGtacttacatataatatatatctattacatatataactaccgtaattattatttaaattcatttggtTACCTAGagatatatatgttcattttcgTGCTCAGATACACATCAAATAATATTCTTCACTGGTCGCAGGCTAGGTGAACAGACCGAAAtaagctgaagagagagagcaaacgaaaGATTGAACCAAAGTAACTGAAAAGCacgaaaatcttaaaattacagCAGAATACAATCAACGGGACTTCACAGTTTTACACAGTACAGCATATAAAATCAGTATAAATTCGTGGTAATcattctgcagaaaaaaaaataaaagatcaaataaCAAAAAGACATATTCAAGGACATTAGATAGaaatttctgaagaaagaaatacaaaaagctGTTGATAAGTTAGATATTCATGTCTAACACCCTAATCCTTCAATTTCTAAATAACACTCTGATTAACCTAACTCCAGTAGAAATCCCAGTGAGAACAGACCACCAGCCAAAATTCAATGACTTAGCATCAAAGAACCATGGCAACCAAACATGCCTTACcgatctcaaaaataaaaataaaaaatttcccctAAGAAGAAACTGAGTAATCTCTACGTTCCGAGAAGTAAGCAAATGAAACCCTTCCAACCATACTCAAACGACATTGATCTCTTTGGCACAGGGCCACAAGGACGTCTACCACAAGGAGGAGTACCATCACAGTAAGAAGTTCTACGACGACGGAGACCAGAGCAAATACCACAGCAAATACGACGACTTCGACTCTTACTTTGATGCCCATAAGGGCAAGGATTACAAAGGGGGACACTATAAGGTAAgatgtcggagagagagagagagagagagagagagagagacacaattTATAACAGAATCAGGGATgtccgagaagagagagagagagaaaagagagagagagagagagaaaaactgatgCAGAGTTAtaacaactggagagagagagagagagagagagagagagagagagagagagagagagagagagagagagagagagagtttattattaCCGCAACTGGGGAGAGGGGATGGATGAGTCAACCACTTGTTACCTTTATATTGGAATATCATACAGTTTCACCAGGAGGGTGAGAATTACGCCGTTGAGGGCCTCCAGTTATGATAACATTTTTACTAAGTAATAACGACTAACATCTGGTGTTTTTCTCCCTTTCGCACTCTACCCTAGCAGCGACTATAATTGTCGACTAACAACTAGTACATAATTCACCGTTTAGGGCAAAAAACATAACTGGATGTTAGAGACCACACCTACATCGTCCCTCCTCTTCTGATTCGAGAACCGAACGCTGGTTGCTTAGTTTGTGAGAGGTGAGCTCACTcccattgtgagagagagagagagagagagagagagagagagagagagagagagagagagagagagagagagagagatatgaggacTGTTTAACATCTCTGGGACTCCCCGAAACCTTGTCAAAGTGGAATTCATCAGCTCAACCATTAACCTACAATGCTGCTCAAACTGATGAATTTATAAACCTTCTTGCGAAGACTCATCCCGTCACACCTTACGGGTGACACAACTAACATCTCCTAAGcatcaaaaaaaaataaccatcaaATTCACCAGGAACCCAGTGTCGTTCATTATTCATCCCCTAATACAATATCATTCATTTCCAGGGAGGCCACCACCACGACAAACACGGTAAAAAGGGCCATTACGATCACGGAAAATATCACGATGACCATAAGGGCCACAAGGGTCACTATGGAGACGAGGGCCACTATGGCCACAAAGCCCATTACGGCGATCATGGAGGTCATCACGGCTACCAAGGACATCATGACCACCACGGTTATGGAGGCCATCATCACGGTacgtcaattatatatatatatatatatatatatatatatatatatatatatatatatatatatatataaatatatatatatatatatatatatatatacatatatatatatatgcatgtatgtatgcatatatatacatgcatatatatatgtatgtatatatatatatatcatttatgtatgtatgtatgtatgtatacatacacaccacactatactgtatatgtatatgtatatgtatatgtgtttcaATGTCAGTTTTTCCCATGCTCGTATCATTTCTTAGATTTAGAAAATTGGGATCAAACTCCAGATTTTCCGTGATCTTTAACACAGAGCTAAAAACTATAATTACTGTAACGCCAGTTTTTTATACTGAATCAATTGATGAATTAATATTTAGAATACGGTCTTTTGCAACAGTACTTTTATAATTAACCTTTGAGAGCTGATAGCCAgttcaatggtctggttaaactattttaataataataatggacataGATGAGTAACACTTCAAATTTATAACAATCATAGAAAACAACAGATCATAGAAAATGTAAGAAAGAACAGTTTTCAGGAGTAAATCACATAAATTCATCCCAGGCAAACTTACAAAATACTGACATGGCTACTTTGACTGCCAAGACCCAGTATAATATTCAAAACGGTTCGTCAATCTTTTTCAGGCCATGGTTACCATTAAAATCGTTCCCTCCGACATCAACTGCGAATTATATTCACCAGTAGACTTCGTCTTCCTCCGAGCCAGCAGCAACGACTTACGGAAATTGTTTATTCTTATTCTACTGCTCACATATGCACACCTAATTCCACATTCCCAAAATCAATCTATTGGAAAATacacaaatactaaaaaaaattaacacaagatATGGGAACACATTTCAATACGGAAAAACTCttgactgtaattattttttctcatccTTCTTTAAGAGTCGTTTTGCCTTCAGTGAGTCTccttttaatttaatattcactTCTGCCGACCCGTCATGTACATACGTGCCCCATACAATGATGACGTGTGAAATATTTATGCTCCTATGAGTACGATGTTGTGCGTTTTGTATGTCTAAATAAAGTGCTTGCATGATCACTTACCTTTCTATGACCTACTTCCATACAACTGTCAAGTTTGTCCAAATAAAGCCCTTCAGTACGTAACTTCTGCGAACCCCTTATCTACTTAAACCACTTTTTTCACCATTTCTATGTATCTCCATGTTAATCACTCACAAATCTCTTCAACATGTTGAACATTTTCTCTTCCATTCACATACAACTTCCAAGTTTCACTTCCGTAAGACGGAGTTGAATCAACACTACATTCATGAATTGCAACTTTGGCTTTCTTAGATGATCCAACTCTCTTCCAAATTATTTGCAAACACCCTTCTACCTTCTGTTTCAACTACTACATAACTtgcttctctcatcctaccagcatccattacatttactctcaaatactTATATGAATCAAACAATCCCAGTCTTCCACCGTGCATGTTAAAAGGCATTGCTCCACCTCCCTGGTCTCCATTCACCCTTATAACCTTACCCTTGATAACATATACTGTAAACTCATGCTCTCAagaacttttaatattttcaggtgTCTTCACTGTCTCCAGtgaatattgtaataatacaTGTATAAGCTAGTCCTTTCTCCATTTATAACCCAATTTTCTTATCCTAAAATTTAAATCTTACAACTCAtatcctttctctgacttctcacagCATTTGAAAAAGCCATAGAGATAAGACACCCTTGTCAGGGAACTTCCACTCACCAACAAGCCACTCTCTCATCTGCAATTTTCACTTAATGTTGCTCTTTCATTCCCAAACTTTTCAATCAAATTCACCATATTTCCCTTCTAAACTTGACACCTCAAAATCCTCAACAATGCATAACTAGAAACTCTACAAGCTTTGTCTGGGACAATGCATGCCACGTACAACTGTTGTATTCCACTCTCAAAATGTTCAGATAACGACAGTCTTTCAAAATAAGAACTTTACCAAAGGCCCTTCTTCTTTGTCTAAACTAACGCTGTTATTTTCCCTATCAATCTATCCGCCATCTGCCTTACTTTCTAAGTTTAAGTTCTATGATATATTGTATGCCTCTATAATTCCTAGTTACCACAAACGAGACAAATTACCATTTTTGGGGTAGTTCCTCCTATAAAGGCGTCCACAACCATTCACTACCAGAGCTTTTGCTTAAGGATACAGCGCACTTATATCCCAACCCACTGGCATATATTACAGCAACAGTGCCTAATGCCTATATGGTGCCGCTTACTACCAATGTCAGAGCAGTCTGATGAACTCATCAATTAATTGATAGGCTTGACTTTCTTATTGACACTGGCCTCATGTTAGATTTTCATCCGCCAGTTAGGGTCATCTCATTCAACCATGAGGTTCATAAACTTCCATTATTCACTCCTCTACCTTCAAATGAAAAGCATTAGTGTCCCAAGCAATTTGCATTTCTTGGGGCAGCAGTGTCAAGGTAGAAACGCTCAATAACATCAGGTTAAGGgatgacaaacatacacactgatacatatgcatgcatatacacacacacacatatatatatatatatatatatatatatatatatatatatatatatatgataataatcatatatatatacatatatatatactgtatatatataatatatatatgtatatatatataaaatatatatatatatatatttaaatattatataaaagcaaaaaaatatatatatatatatatatatatacatatattatatatatatataattatatatatagcctatacatatatttaaatatatataaaaatatatatacatcattaatatatatatataatatatatactgaatatatatatatatatatatatatatatatatatatatatatatatatatatatatatatatatactatacatacagaTATTTAGACAGATAGGTGTGGTTAGgttatactctatacatacagaTATTTAGACAGATAAGTGTGGTTAGATTAGGTCATAACCCTATTTAACTTACAGTGCCTTAGGTTAAGATAAGTTGGGAGCTATGTTAGGTTGAATATATCTTTTTACTTCACTCGCTGCGCGTCTTCCCTTACCCAGTTACCAAATTTCCCATTGTGGTCccccaaattttcaggaaaagctgaaaaatattttcaaatcagtATGCAATTAGGTTTATAGTAAATATTTACCGCACACCACATAgtgtacacccacacacacacacaaacatccacaaacataaatataaatataaatataaatgtatatatgtgtgtgtacacagttaCACATCAAGCAACAAATATTTTGCCTTAAGGCAACTTGATTaggctgattttcctttttttctctcttttttttttactcatgataGATATTAGCGTCTTGaccgaatatatataatatctacagtaaaagaacaaaaatgctaATATAAATCGTAGGATGAATGGGAAAGGAAGATAGATGAAATAGCGAGATGTCTGAGAGTCAAAAGATAACCCAAAATTCCATTTGTTAGACCGCTAATGTCCCTAACgagggtaacaaaaaaaaaataaaaataaaaagagaaaaaaaggaaaatcagctTAACTAGGCAGCCTTAAAGTGAGTGGTGCCTACAATATTTGTTGTTCGATACATAGCTATGCACAGACacagagacatacatacatacatacatacatatatatatatacatatactgtatataaatatatatgtatatatatgtgtatatatagattatatatatatatatatatatatatatatatatatatatatatatatatatatatatatatatatatatatatatatatatatatatttatacacatgggtgtgtgtgtgtttatgtacatatatatatttatacacatatgggtgtgtttgtgtaaaagtCACTTTTCCGGGAGGCTCGCTTCGGGGTTCATCCAGTCCCTTCCCCTTCATCTTGGCTGTCACTACGACTGGCTAAATGTCAGGTACCTAACCCTTTGTGAATGCCAAATGTGGAACAATGAACTTTTGGAGAAACGGGATG
The genomic region above belongs to Macrobrachium rosenbergii isolate ZJJX-2024 chromosome 18, ASM4041242v1, whole genome shotgun sequence and contains:
- the LOC136847967 gene encoding protein FAM98A-like, yielding MKNLVAARSASNILLLTTTILALGIVLSNGAPEGNYGDPGLIEHQVGTGLVPAGSHQYSAVAAVDLVPAATGYGGHGGGDSHKGHKGHYGGHHDKGGYKGHKGYHDDHGYKGHHHGDYGKAHHGGYHDDHGKHYKGHHDDHKYYGDDHHGKKGKKGDHYGSKGHHNKGHKEKGHKDVYHKEEYHHSKKFYDDGDQSKYHSKYDDFDSYFDAHKGKDYKGGHYKGGHHHDKHGKKGHYDHGKYHDDHKGHKGHYGDEGHYGHKAHYGDHGGHHGYQGHHDHHGYGGHHHGHGYH